The sequence below is a genomic window from Microbaculum marinisediminis.
GCCGGCGCCCGCCGGGCCCGGGAACCAGCCGACCTTCACCGTCTCGGAACCCGCGGGATGAGCCTCGGCCAGGAACTGACCGGCCTTGGCGCCCATTTCGCCGAAGGAGACGAGCGATTTGGCCGACAGTTCCGGCGAGGACATGCCGTTGATCACGTCGATCACGGGAATGTCTTTCTTGCGGATCTCGGAAACCAGGTTGTTGAGGCCGTCGAAGGAGATTGCGCCGATGATGACGGCGTCCGCCCCCGCGGCCACGCAGTCCTCGATCTGGGAGACCTGCTTCTGTAGCTCGGTGTAGCCGCCCGCTTCGACGAGCTGCATCTTGACCCCGAGGCGCTTGGCTTCTTCGGACACGCCGTAGTCGACGCCGAGCCAGTAGGCATCCTTCATGTGCGGGAACGAGACGCACAGCTCCCAAGGCTTGCTGGCCTTGTCGAGCGGCACGTATTCAACCGAGGTTCGCGGGCTCGCCATGTCGAAGGGCGGATCCCACGATTCAACCGGATAAGGGAACCAGTCGGCCGCCGAAGCCGCACCGGCGGCCCCGACGAGGATGGCCGCAACAGCGGCACCTTGAAGATAGCGGTTCATCAACACCTCCCAAGTGGACCCGGATAGCGCGGCAGGGTGCAGCCGCAAGGTCGGTCCCTATGTTTGCGCAGGTTGATGGTATTGTTAAATCGAAAATGCTGTGCTCCAGTATCACGAATATTGATATCTATTGCACCGTTTCGATGCCGCTTTTTCGGGCATGCCAGAAAAAGTGCAACTTAGGAGATGATCCGGGGGCTACTGGATGACGCTATCCTTGCGCCAATTGCGCTACTTCGTCGGCGCTGCGGAGACCGGCCAGGTTTCACGCGCCGCCGTCGAGCTGAATGTCTCGCAATCCGCGGTAACCGGTGCGATCAAGCAACTCGAGCTGCGCCTCGGCACACGCCTGTTCGACCGCCATCCCAACGGCGTTACGCTGACCTTCGAGGGCAGCCGGTTCCTGCAGCACGCCCGCAACATCATCGCGTCCGTCGACGAGGCGCTGCGCGTCCCCAGCGTTTCGACCACCAAGGCGCAGGGTCCCATCCGCATAGGCGTGACCTATACGGTGGCCGGCTACTTCATGCCGCAGCACCAGGCGCGGTTTTCGCGCAGCTATCCCGCGGCGACCATCGAGCTGCGCGAGGCGCCGCGGGAGGCGATCGAGGAGGAGCTGATGGATGGCCGGCTCGATATCGCGGTCCTCCTTACCTCGAACCTGGAGAACCGGATGGCGCTCGACCACGAGACGTTGATCCGCTCGCGGCGGCGGCTGTGGCTGCCGATCGACCATCCTATGGCGGGCATGCCGGAGATCCGGCTGGAGCACGTGGCCCAGGAGCCCTACGTCATGCTGACCGTCGACGAGGCCCAACAGACCGCCGAACGCTATTGGGAGAAGACGCCATTTCGTCCCAGAACGATTTTCCGCACGTCCTCGGTCGAAGCCGTGCGCTCGATGGTCGCCAACGGCACCGGCATCACAATCCTCTCGGACATGGTCTACCGGCCCTGGTCCCTGGAGGGTCAGCGCATCGAAACGCGCAATGTCTATGACCTCGTCCCCTCCATGGACTTGGGACTTGCGTGGAAACGTGATGCGGAGTTGTCACCGGCGGCCCGCGCGTTCCATGATTTCATGTGCCTGACATTCAATGGTGGCGGACCGGGCCTGACCCACTAGCCCCTGCCCGCAAGCGACGATCGAGGAAGACGACATGATCGAGAGACCCAAGGCGACGCCGACCGTGCGCATCGACGACGGCCGCGTGAAGGCCACCGAATGGGCCTTCGAGCCCGGCGCCGAAACGGGATGGCACCGGCACGAACACGACTATGTGGTGGTGCCGCTGGTGAGCGGGCGCCTGCTGATCGAGATGCCGGACGGGAACGCCGCGACGGCCGAACTGACCGAGGGCATTCCCTATGCGCGCAAGGTCGGTGTCGAGCACAACGTGGTCAATGACGGGCCGGGCGAGATGCGCTTCCTCGAAGTCGAGATCACGGGGTGATCGGGATGGCGCGAGACGACACCACGGGCGACACGGCGCGTCACCGGGAACGGCTCGAGACGCTGGACCGGTTCATCGCGGCCTGGAACGCACACGACGTCGACGGCCTGATGGCCTGCATGGCACAGGACTGCGCGTTTCACGCCTCGGGCGGACCGGACGCGGACGGCGCGGTCTTCGAGGGCCGCGAAGCCGTGCGGAAAGGCTATGCCGCCATCTTCGCGGGCTTTCCCGACGCGCAATGGACCAATGGACGCCATAGCGTCTTCGGCGATCGTGGCCTCTCGCAGTGGCGCTTCATCGGCACGGCGCCGGACGGCAAGCGCGTCGAGGTCGACGGCTGCGACCTGTTCATCTTCGACGGGCCGCTGATCGCGCTGAAGGACTCCTATCGCAAGTCACGGGTCTGACGGTTCGGCGGACGCCGGCCCCACCCTCCACACGAGACCACCATGTCGAAGCCCCGCGCCCGCGACCTCGGCCTGCCCTTTCCGGGCACACCGGGCCCCTTCAATGCCATCACCGACGTGCCCGGCGTCCGCGTCGGGTTCACCACGCTTACCGACCCGGCTAAACGCATGCGCACCGGCGTCACCGCCGTCATTCCGCGCCCGGACAAGGACAGGCCCCGCCCGGTATGGGCGGGGTTCCACGCGTTCAACGGCAACGGCGAGATGACGGGCGTGCATTGGGTGAACGACGCCGGCTATTTCCTCGGCCCCGTCCTGATCACCAACACCCATGGCATCGGCGCCTGCCATCACGGCGCCGTTGAGTGGATGATCCGCACCTACGAAGCGCATTTCCGCGAGGACGACGCCTGGGCGATGCCGATCGTGGCGGAGACCTACGACGGCACCCTGAACGACATAAACGCCCTTCACGTAAAGCCCGAACACGCGATCGCCGCACTAGACGGCGCCACGTCCGGCGTCGTCGCGGAAGGCTCGGTCGGCGGCGGCAACGGCATGATCGCCTACGAATTCAAGGCCGGGACCGGCACGTCGTCGCGTCGTATCGACATTGGCGGGGAGACCTACACGGTCGCCGCGCTCGTTCAGGCCAATTTCGGGATCCGGCCGTGGTTCACGGTGCTGGGCGTGCCCGTCGGCGAGGAAATGCCCGAAAGACGGATGCGCGAGACCGAAACGGGGTCCATTATCGTCATCCTGGCGACGGATGCGCCGCTCTCCGACGCTCTCCTGCGCAATCTCGCCAAGCGCGCCGCGCTCGGCATCGGCCGGTCGGGAACTGCCGGCGGCAACAGTTCCGGCGACATCTTCCTCGCCTTCTCCGTCGCCGACGACATGGTTGATTCCGTATATGCCGGACCGGTGATCACGCGTCGCAGCCTCAACTGGGACGTGCTCGACCCGCTCTACCAGGCCGCCGTCGAGGCCGTGGACGAAAGCGTCATCAACGCCATCGTCCAGGGCGAGGACGTTGGCACCGTGAAGCCGAAGGGCAAGGTCTGCCCCGGCATCGACACCGAGGCACTGAAGGCGGTGATGGCGAAATACGGCCGCCTGAAGCCCCCCACCGCGGGTTAGCGGGTAGCCCGGCCTGGAAGGGTTGGACCCGAGTTTGCCGGCCTGGAAAGACCGACGCCGCGTCCTACCCCCAGACTTCCCTGGAAATCTCGACAATCTCCCGGAGCTTGGCCCACTGCTGGTCTTCGGTGAGAACGTTGCCCTCCTCCGTCGAGGCGAAGCCGCACTGCGGCGACAGGCAGCACTGCTCGAGGTCGACAAACTGGGTCGCCTCCTCGATGCGGCGCTTCACATCCTCCGGTTTCTCCAGCGTGCCGCTCTTCGAGGTGATCAGGCCGAGCACGATCTGCTTGTCGCCCTTCGGCACGAACCGCAGCGGTTCGAAGCCGCCGGCACGGTCGGTATCGTATTCCAGGAAATAGCCGTCGATGGCGACGTCGTTGAACATCACTTCGGCGACCGGCTCGTAGCCGCCCTCGGAGATCCAGCTCGAACGGAAGTTGCCGCGGCAGACATGCATGGTGATCATCATGTCCGAAGGACGTTCCGCGATCGCGTAGTTGATCATCTCGGCGTAGATCTTCGGCAGCGCGTCGGGGTCGTCGCCACGCTGGCGGGCCTGCTCGCGCTGCTCTTCCGAACACAGGTAGGCCCAGACCGTGTCGTCTAGCTGCAGGTAGCGGCAGCCAGCGGCGGCGAAATCCGCGACCGCCTTGCGATATGCGGCCGCCGTATCGGCGAAGAAGGCATCGAGATCCGGGTAGATGTCCTTCGAAATCGCGTTGCGTCCCATGCGGAAATGCAGCACCGACGGCGACGGGATCGTCATCTTCGGCGTGACCCTGGTATTTTCCTTCAGGAACGTGAAGTGCTCGATCATCGGATGGGTCGCGTAGTCGACCTTGCCGGTGATGTTCAGGCTGCGCGCCTTGGTCTGGATGCCGTGGAACTGGATCGACTTCTCGCCGGCCACCAGTTCGACACCGTCCAGCATCGCGAGGAAATCGAAGTGCCACCAGGAACGGCGGAACTCGCCGTCGGTGGCGAGCAGCAGGCCGACCTCTTCCTGCTTGGTGATGATCTTCCGGATTTCCGAGTCCTCTACGGCTTTCAGGTTGGCGTCGGAAATCTCGCCGGCCTCGTGCCTGGCGCGGGCCTCCTTCAACGGCGCGGTGCGCAGGATCGAGCCGACATGATCGGCGCGGAAGGGCGGGATGGTTCTCTGCATGGGGCTTCCTCCTTGGGTGATTTCTTATCTGTTGGCTGGCTTGTCTGTCCGGCTGGATGTCAGGTCCGTCCGCGGCGGCGCAGTAGTGCCGCGCCCGGGATGCGGTCGAAGGCCTCCCGGTTCCGGAGCGCATAGCGCAGGTTGCGGCTGGCCAGGCGGGCGTGCTCGCGCATGATCGCCTCTGCGCGCGCGCCTTCGCGCGCTTCGATCGCGTCGACGACGCAGCGGTGATGGTCCTGGGCGACGGTCAGCACGGTGCGCGCCTCGGGCACGTCTTCCTGGATCAGCACGAAGGCGCTCGGCGAGGCGAACGGCAGGGTCACGACGCGTTCGATCTGGCGCTCGACGACATGACTGCCGGCGAGATCGGTCAGCATCCGGTGGAAGCGGGCATTGAGGGCGATGTAGTCGGCGAAGCGGCCGCCGCCGGCCAGATGGCGCTCGACCACCGCGTCCAGTTCGCCGAGACAATCGCGGACCGAGACGAGATCGCTGGCCGAGGGGCCGCGTTCGGCGGCGAGGCGGGCGGCAAGCCCCTCGAGCGTCCCGCGGATCTCTATGGCCTCGAAAACATCCCGTTCGGTGAAGGACTTAACGGAGAACCCGCCGGACGGGATGGCTTCCAGGAGCCCCTCCTCCTCGAGCCTGACGAGCGCCATGCGGACCGGCGTGCGCGAGACGCCCAGCCGGTCGACCATGGAGAGCTCGGAGATGCGCTCGCCGGGCTCGAGCTCGCCGGACAGGATCAGGTCGCGGAGGGCAAGCTGCGCCTTCACCGTCTGCGACAGCGAGCGGTCGACCTCCTTGTCGGGCATCGCCGTCATCGGCGCGCCCGTGTCAGGCGGATACGCGCAAGCACCGGATTCCTCCCAGAAATCCTCGCCTTTTGTCCTTGTATACAGGATGCATACGCGCCGGACAATGCAGACGAATGACGGACACGGACAGGACCGGCACGACCAGGTCCGGCGCCGAGTTGCGGCTTGCCCTCACGCGGTCATCTTTTTTTAGGATTCTGGTCTAGTTTCATTAACCAATTCGAATCGTTGGCGTATTGGAGGTGTTCGTTGCGACGCGCGCTGTGGGGAATTGCCGCTCTCATCATTATCGGCGTCGTCGCGATCCTGATCGCGCCGCTGTTCATATCGGCCGAGAACGTCCGTAACACCTTGTTCGATCAGGTGGAATCGGCGACGGGATACCGCATCCGCGTGGCCGGCGACCTTGACATCTCGGTGTTCCCCTCGCTCGACCTGGTGGCGGGCGAGGTTTCCGTTTCGCAGCGGATCGGCGAGCAATATCAAGATGTTGCGGTCGCCGACGAGCTGCGCTTCGGGCTCGCCCTGTCGTCGCTGCTGTCCGGCAGGGTGCGGATGACCGAGATCGCGCTGGTTGGTCCGGTGATCACCGTGCCGCAGGCGGAGTCACGGGAAAGCACTGCAGGATCAGACACTTCCGGCGGGTCGGACTCTCCCGCCGAGGCGCTGAAAAGCCTGTCGCTCGACCGGCTGAGCATCGAGGACGGTACGGTGCAGCTGGCCGATGGCAGGCAGGTCTCCGCGCTCGACCTGACGGCCTCGCTGGCCGACTTCGACGCGCCCCTGACCCTTGATCTGAAAGCGGTTTTCGACGGCAACCCGATCTCGCTCGCCGGCGAGATCGGCCGGTTCGGGCCATTCCTGCAGGGTGAGGTCGCCCCGGTCGCCATTTCGGTCGGCTATCCGTCGGCTCTGGCGTCGGATCTGTCGGTTTCGGGTCGGGCCCTCTACACCGGCGACGCCTTCGCGCTGGAACCGTTCGAGGCGCGTGCCGGCGACAGCGCCTTCGGCGGCGAAATTCGGGTCGACATGAGCCAGCCGGTCACGCGCATCCGGGCGTCGCTGAACGGCGAGGTCCTGGACCTGGACTCGCTGCTGGCCACGGGCGGGGCGAGCGAGGGACAGGCGGCGGCCCCCTCCCCCGACACCTCCGACCAGCCGATCGACTTCTCCGCGCTCGAGACCACGGTCGCGGACGTCGACGTGTCCGTCTCCAAGGTGGTGGTGTCGGGCATCGCCATCACGCCGCTGGTCGCCAACCTGCATGTCGGCGAGGGCAAGGCCAACCTGGTCGCCGACCTGATCGGGGTGGGCAGCGCCTCGGGCATGGCCTCGCTGGCGCTCGATGCGACGCGCGAGAGCCCCTATGTCAGCGGCAAGCTGCGCATCACCGGCGTGGATCTGGGCGAAGCGAGCCGGCTCGCCGGCGAGAGCGCGGTGCCGGTCTCGGGCACGGCGGGCGCCGACATCGTCTTCGCCACCGCCGGGCGCACGCCGGCGGAGCTGAAGGCGCGCATCAACGCGTCCGGCTCGCTGTCGCTGCAGAACGGCTCGGCGACCGTCGCCGCCCTGTCCGGCGCGACCGGCAAGCAGGGCACCGAGCGGATCACCGACATCAACGCGACGGCCAAGTTCGAGGACCTGATCAAGCCGGTCAGCGTCGCCGGCTCGGCGGCATGGAACGGCGAGCGCTTCGACCTGTCGGCCACCGCCGACGTGCGCGGCATCCTCGCCGGCCAGTCCTCCGGCGTGCAGGCGCAGGCGCGCTCCCAGCGCGTCTCGGCGGGCTTCAACGGCAAGGTCTCGGCGGCCGGCGCCGCCGACGGCCGGGTGTCGCTGGAAACCGCCTCGCTCACCGGGTTGATGCGCTGGCTCGGCCAGAAGCCGGCCTGGCAATCCGGCTTCGAGGCGTTCTCCGTCGACGGCCGGCTGGCCGTTTCCGAGACCGCCATCGCCTTCGAGGACACGCGGATCCGCCTCGACGACACGGAAGGCACCGGTTCGGGCAAGGTGACGCTCGGGGCGAAGCCGTCGGTGACCGCCAAGCTCGATCTGGAGACGCTGAACGTCAATCCGTATCTGGGCGAGGCCGGTCGCGAGCCGGCGGGGCAACCGGCCGCGGGCGGCCCGGCGGGATGGAGCACCGATCGCATCGACTTCTCGGCGCTGAACGCGCTCGACGCCGACCTCGCGCTTTCGGTGAAGCGGCTGGTCTACAAGCGGATCAGGACCGGTCCGGTGGCGATCTCGGCGAAGATCTCCGGCGGCAAGCTCGACGCGCAGCTCTCCAACCTGAAGCTCTACAAGGGCGCGGGCACCGGCACGCTGCAGGTCGACGCGTCCGGCCAGACGCCGACGCAGGGCTTCAAATTCTCGCTGTCCGGCCTCGATGCCTTCCCCTTCCTGCGTGATGCCGCCGGCTTCTCGCGCATCGAGGGCACCGCGGCGATCGCCGTCGACCTGACCGCGCGCGGCCAGAGCCAACGCGAAATCGTCTCCGCGCTGAACGGCACCGCGAGCTTCGAGTTCAAGAACGGCGCGGTCCGTGGCATCAATGTCGCCAAGATGGCGCGCAACCTCACCTCCGGCGTCCTGTCGGGCTGGGGCTCGGGCGAGGCCGAGAAGACCGACTTCGCCTCGCTGGGCGCGAGCTTCGCGGTCGCCGACGGCAAGGCCAGGACCGACGACCTGCATCTTTACGGCCCGCTGGTGCGCGTGAGCGGCGCCGGCACCGTCGACATGCCGGCCCAGACGCTCGACCTCAAGGTCGATCCGAAGGTGGTGGCCAGCCTCGAGGGCCAGGGCGGCCAGGCCGACCTGGAGGGCCTCGGCGTGCCGGTCGTCGTCGCCGGCCCGTGGGCGAGCCCGAAGATCTATCCCGACATCGCCGGCATCCTGCAGAACCCGCAGGCCGCCTACCAGCAGCTGCAGAAGCTCGGCGGCGGGCTGTTCAACCTGCCCGGCGCGGGGGCGCTGGGCGGCGGGGCATTGGGCGGTAAGGACGACGCCCTCGGCGGCGTCGCCGACAAGATCAAGGAAGAGACCGGCGTCGACATCGGCGACATCCTCAAGGACGGCAAGATCGACGAGGACGCGCTGAAGGGCGGCGCGCTCAAGGGGCTGGAGCAGCTTCTAGGCGGCGGCTCGGGCGGCCAGGCCACCGGCGGACAACCGGCGGCAAAGCCGGCGGCTAAGCCGCAGGCCCAGCCCAAGGGCAAGGCCGAGGGCAAGCAGCAGCAGCCCAAAGCCAAGGACGGCCCCAAGGCCAAGGACGCGCCGAAGGCCGGGCCCGAGCCCGGGCCTAAGGCCCAGGAAAAGAAGGGCGGCAAGAAGGCCAAGACCGACGCGGCCGCGAAAGAGACCGCCGACGAGCCCGCCAAAGAGACCGACGGCGACGCCAAGACGCGGAGAAAGAAGAAGAACGCGGATCAGGCCGACCAGACCGAGGAGATGGACCCGGAAGAGGCGGCCAAGCAGCTGCTGCAGGATTTGTTGAAGAAGGAGTGAGGGGCGCCGGACGGCACTGGATCCCAGGGTCACGCCCGGGCACCAACCCTAATATCCCTACGTCATCGCCGGGCTTGACCCGGCGATCTCAGGCCGCACTATCCGGGCATGGGCGGCTCGGCTCTTCGCATAACAAGCGCTCGGCGAGACCAGTGTGGCGGAAACGAAGCGCCGTTTACGCGGCACCGCCGCGTGGGCCCCGGATCAAGTCCGGGGCACGAGTCCGTGACGGTCGGCAAGACCGTGCGCCCTGCCCGTTCCGCGTCTTTCACGGCCTTAACCCCTGCGTCATCGCCGGCTCGACGCGGCACGCTCCCCCAAGCGCCACCGCCGTGCCGGATCGCACGAGATGCCCGGGTCAGGCCCGGGCATGACGTGAGGTAGGACGGCTCCGCCCCAATCCACGCATTCAACCATCGCCCAGCGCACCCGGCCCCGGCGACGTCAACCGTCTCCGGAACCATCTCCGTCCGTCCCCGTTGACGACGCAACGCGCGGCTCTGCCCGCGCCGCTGAAACGTCAACACGCACCGTCAATACGCGAAGGAGAGCCCCATGGCCGATACCCAGTCGGACGCCGACAAGACCGCCCCTCAGCACACGACCGTCGTGACCGAGGGCTCGAGCGGCGCGGGATGGTTCCTGGTCGGCGCCCTGATCGTGGCCCTGGTCGGCGGCCTTTGGCTCTACACGGAAGGTTACTTCGGCGGCGGGGACGCCGATATCGACGTGAAGATCGAACTGCCGACCGTCAACAAGCCCGCCGAGTGAGGCGGGCCGGCCGGCTTTAGCCTGCGGGCATAGGCGGCACCGCCGTATGGACCCCGGATCAGGTCCGGGGCACCAGTCCGTGACGGGCCGAAAGGCCGTACCCCCTGCCTCCGTCTTTCACGGCCATGCCCACTCCGCGTCATCGCCGGGCTTGACCCGGAAATCTCCCCGCGCGCCACCGCCGTACCGGTCAGCACGAGATGCCCGGGTCACGCCCGGGCATGACGTAGAAAAGAAAATCCAGGGCATGACGTGGCAGAAGCGAAGCCCGGGCATGCGGTAAGTCGGGGGGCACGGCGTGGAAAAAGAGGCGCGCTTTCCCCCTCCACGTCATCGCCGGGCTTGACCCGGCGATCTCGGGCCGCACCATCCGGGCATGGGCGGCTGAGTCTACATCCTCACCAACAAACCGCGCGGCGTGCTCTATGTCGGCGTCACCAACGATATCCTCCCCCGCACCGTCGAGCATCGAAACAGTCTCGTGCCCGGGTTCACCAAACGCTACCAGTTGAAACGTCTCGTCCTGGCCGAACCGCATCCGACCATCGCCCACGCCATTCAACGCGAGAAGAACCTCAAACGCTGGTCGCGGCATTGGAAGGTGGCGTTGATCGAAAGCGTCAATCCGGACTGGCCGGACCTTTGGGAGGAAATCCAGACATAGACCGGGGGGTACGGCACGAGATGCCCGGGTCAAGCCCGGGCATGACGTCAAGAGGAACAACGCCTGCATGGCGGGGGAAGAGACGACGCCGCTCACGTGTCTTTCGCCCCACTCCCGCCTGCCCCGCCCATCCGGCCTCCTGTCACCGCCCTGCCACCCTCCACGTCATCGCCGGGCGTAACCCGGCGATCTCGGGCCGCAGCATCCGGGCATCGGCGGCCGGGCTCTTCGCGTGGCAAGCGCTCGGCGAGACTGGCACGGGAGCGCTGGCATGGCGGGGGAAGCCGGCCTATAATCCGGCTAATTAAACAGAAGGAGGGAGATATGGCGGCCTGGAAAATCGAAGGGGAGTACATGGAAACGTGCAACTGCGCGTTCATCTGCCCCTGCATCGGCACCAACATGGAGGCCGTGCCGAGCGAAGGCGAATGCAAGGCGGCCTTCGCCATGCGAATCGACAAGGGCCACATGGGCGACGTGCCGCTGGACGGCGTCTCGTTCATCGTCCTGCTCCACTCCCCCGGCGCCATGGCCGAGGGCAACATGAAGGTCGGCCTGATCGTCGACGAAAAGGCCACCGACCAGCAGGTGGAGGCGATCGGCCAGATCGCCTCGGGCGCGGCCGGCGGGCCGATGGCCGTGCTGGCGCCGCTGGTCGGCGAGTTCGCCGGCGTGGACCGGCGGCCGATCGTCTTCGAGATGGACGGCATGACGCGCGCGGTGAAAGCCGGCGACCTGATCGACCAGGCGATCGTCGGCATCCCGAGCCTGGCGGAGGACGGTGCGCCGATCTACCTCGACAACACCGCCCATCCGGCCAACTCCAAGCTGGCGCTGGCCAAGGCGACGCGCAGCCATTTCGACGCCTTCGGCATCACGTGGGACGCCAGCGGGGCCACCCCCCGCAACGGCCACTTCGCGCCGTTCGCCTGGGCGGCGTGACGGCCGCCGGTTCGGGGCCTTCGCACTTGAGGGTCCCCAGGCCGCCGGTCCCACGAGAGGGATCCCAACGATCGTGGGGCCCGCAAGCAGCCGGAGCGGCGCGATGACGGCGACGATGGCGCTTGAATCCGTCCTCAAACGCGACCGGCTGGTGGTGATCGCCGGCCTGTCGCTGGTGGTTGCGCTTGCCGCCGCCTACACCGTCGCCGGCATCGGCATGGGCATGTCGGCGCTGACCATGACGAAGATGGCGATCGCGATGCCCGGCATGGCGATGCAGCCAGCGGCGTGGTCGGCCGGCTATGCGGCGCTGGTTTTCCTGATGTGGTGGGTGATGATGGTCGCCATGATGGTGCCGAGCGCGGCGCCGACGGTGCTGCTTTACACCGCGATCGCGCGCAGGCAGGCCACCAGTGGGCAGGCCCCCGGCGGGCAGGCATCGGGCGCCAAGGTTTCAGGCGCCAAGGTTTCAGGCGGGCGGCCGCTTGTCGCTTCCGCCCTGTTCGTCGCCGGCTATCTGGCGATGTGGGCCGGGTTCAGCCTGATCGCGACCGGCCTGCAATGGGCGCTGGAGAGCATCGGCGTCGTCACCGGCATGATGGAGATCGCAAGCCCGCTCATCGCCGGCCTGCTGCTGGTCGCCGCCGGGCTCTACCAGCTCACGCCCCTGAAACAGGCCTGCCTGAGACACTGCCGCAACCCGCTGATGTTCATCGCCGAGCACTGGCGGCCCGGCCCCGGCGGCGCCTTCCGCATGGGGCTGGAGCACGGCGGCTACTGCCTCGGCTGCTGCTGGTTCCTGATGGCGCTGTTGTTCGTCGGCGGCATCATGAACCTGATCTGGATCGCCGGCATCGCCGTTTATGTGGGCGTGGAGAAGTTCGCCGGCGGGCGGCGCTGGCTGACCGCGGGCACCGGCGCGGCGCTGACGCTCGCCGGCCTCGCCGTCATGGTGCGGCCCTTCCTTGTCTCATAGGACCGGTCCTGCAAGTCCAGGGGGCGGTCCTACTTCGACAGCAGCGCCGTGGTGCCGTCCCAGTTGGCGGGCGGCGGATCGGCGAGGAAGCCGCGGCAGCGCGCGATCAGCATCCGCGACGGCGCGTCGCCGCCCGGGCGCAGCCGGTCGGCCTGGCCGAAATGGGTGATGGCGGTGGAGAAATCGCCCCAGGCATAGCTGGCCAGCCCCTCCTCGTAGGGCGCGATCCAGGGCGGCGGCGCCTCCCCGGCAAGGCCGATCAGCTCGTAGATCGCGGTGCCACCGGCGCGGCCGTAGACGGCGACCTTGTCGAGCCTGCGCGCCAGGATCGCATCGCCTGCCAGCTCCCGCGTACGCTCGCCGATGATGATCGACGAGCCATAGGCCTTGTTGGCGCCCTCGAGCCGGCTCGCCACGTTCACCGCGTCGCCGATGACGGTGTAGTTGAGGCGGGTGCGCGAGCCGATGTTGCCGACCAGCACGGGCCCGGAATTGATGCCGACGCGGATGCGGATCGGCGCGCCGCGGTCGTCGGTCAGCCCCGCCTCGTCGATCGCCCGCACGGCCTGCACCGCAGCGCGGCAGGCGGCGGCGGCGTGGCCGGGGATCTCGTGCGGCGCGCCCCAGAAGGCCATCACCGCATCGCCGATGAACTTGTCGACGGTGCCGGATTCCGCCTGCACCGTGTTCGACATCAGGTCGAGATAGCGGCCGAGCAGCGGCACCACGTCCTCGCCCATGCGCTCCGACAGGCCGGTGAAGCCGGCGACGTCGGCGAACAGGACGGTGAGCTCGCGGCGGTCGCCGCCAGGCCGGGCCTCGATGCCCTCGGAGACGAGGATGCGCACCAGGTCGGCGGGCAGATACTTGCGGAAGGCGGCGAGCCCGCCGGCCATGCGCGAGATCGTGCCGCTGAGCTCGTCCAGTTCCGTCAGCCGCGAGGGATGGTAGCGGACGGCCTCCAGGTCGAAGCGCTCGATATGGTCGAGCTCGCCGGCGACGGTGCCGAGCGGCTTGGCCAGCAGGCGCCGGCCGAGCCACGCCGACAGAAGGGCGGCGACGATCACCAGCGCCAGCACGCCGACGGCAAGGCGCTGCGTGGTACGGTCGATCTCGCCGAGGAACTCGGATTCCGGGATCACGGTCGCCAGCGTCCAGCCGGCATAGGCGAGCGGCGTCAGCGTCACCCCGTAGGCCTCGCCGTCGGCGCCGGCGATGCGCATCTCGCGCGCCGCCTTCATGCGGGTGGCGTCGGGCGCCATGGCCTCGTGGATGGCGTGTTCGGCGACGGCGAGCATCCGCGGCCGGATGTCGAA
It includes:
- a CDS encoding adenylate/guanylate cyclase domain-containing protein, with amino-acid sequence MRIGVRLALTAFVLVSIAVTAAIVHLLWWRTARDNSRELAATINAQIVQAVEAEIQDVATQGRSAYWAIRTLFQNNVLETREADKREFVFLAQLQAQPSVSWIALGWPDGDFFAAHKLGDEKLEMMEIDIVDGARTRRVDRYQVFPNDIEFRERFFEPSDFLSTDQPWFSTTIDREGPHWVDVVDHPTGPRPALVFAGPVVVYSRTVAVLAVMIEHDRLSRFLSGLTVGRSGAAFILAPDGRAIAVPDPEADELMGTRFDIRPRMLAVAEHAIHEAMAPDATRMKAAREMRIAGADGEAYGVTLTPLAYAGWTLATVIPESEFLGEIDRTTQRLAVGVLALVIVAALLSAWLGRRLLAKPLGTVAGELDHIERFDLEAVRYHPSRLTELDELSGTISRMAGGLAAFRKYLPADLVRILVSEGIEARPGGDRRELTVLFADVAGFTGLSERMGEDVVPLLGRYLDLMSNTVQAESGTVDKFIGDAVMAFWGAPHEIPGHAAAACRAAVQAVRAIDEAGLTDDRGAPIRIRVGINSGPVLVGNIGSRTRLNYTVIGDAVNVASRLEGANKAYGSSIIIGERTRELAGDAILARRLDKVAVYGRAGGTAIYELIGLAGEAPPPWIAPYEEGLASYAWGDFSTAITHFGQADRLRPGGDAPSRMLIARCRGFLADPPPANWDGTTALLSK